The nucleotide sequence AATTATTCTCACAAAAACCGCATTCAATACATTTATCAATTATATCATTTACAATTGGAGTCGGTTTCAAATTTTTCAAATGAATATTTGAATCGTCATTTATTAATACTCCGGGATTTAAAATTCCCATCGGATCAAATATTTTTTTTATCTGTTTCATTATTGAAAATATCTCATCGCCCCATTCGTATTTTACAAACGGGGCCATATTTCTGCCCGTTCCGTGTTCAGCTTTTAGTGAACCGTTATATTTTTTTATAACCAATTCAACTACGTCATTCATAAATTTATTGTATCGCTCAATTTCATTTTTTTGATTAAAATCAATAGATAAAACAAAATGAATATTACCGGAAAGAGCATGTCCCCAAATAATGTTTTCAAAGTATTGATGATTCTTGAATAATAATTGAAGATCGTTTACTGCATTTGCCAAATCAACGGTTTTAAAATTTATGTCTTCAATTATTACGGTCGTACCGGAACGTCTGGATTTACTGACTGAAGTAAACAAACCTTTTCTAACATTCCAAAGTTTGGTGAATTCAATTTTATCAGTTGTAAACTCAATTGGCAAAATTGTTTTTACATTTTTAAGTGCGGACTTTATTTTTTCGATATTGTTTTCGAGTTCAATAAAATTTAGCGCTGAAGTTTCAATTAAAAGTGCTGAACAATTCTCATCTAAAGATTTTAGAAATATCGGCATTCCTTTTTTATCTTCGACAGATTTTAATGATGCTCGGTCCATAAGCTCAGCCGCATCAATTGGCAGTTCATTTAAAATCGGAATTACAGAACAAGCGGCTGAAATACTCGGAAATATTATTAGTGAAGTCGCTTTATTAGGATAGGAATCAACAGTATTTAAAGTTACTTCCGAAATAAATCCCAATGTGCCTTCAGAACCAATTATTAAATGCTTAATAATTTCAAAAGGATCGGAAAAATCAATAATCGAATTAATGCCGTATCCCATTGTATTTTTAATTTTATATTTTTCATTAATCTTATCAGTTAAAAATTTACTTTGCTGCAAATCCTTTTTTATTCTAAGCAGATTTACAATAAACTCTTCATTGTCTCTAATAAACTGTGGTTGCTGATATGAATTCGCCGTATCCAAAACATTACCGTTTGCCAAAACAATTCTTACATTTTTAATAGTATTGTACGCATTAAATTTCGTACCGCTTGTCATTCCGCTTGCGTTATTTGAAACTATGCCGCATACCGTTGCCGCGTTTATTGAAGCCGGATCAGGTCCAATTTTTTTATTGAATTTTAACAAAGCTCTATTTGCGTTAATTCCAAGAACTCCGGGTTGAAGTACAATGTTTGATCCATCTTCAGAAACTTTTATTTTATTCCACGATCTATCGGCAATAATTAAAACCGAATCGGATATTGATTGTCCTGATAGACTTGTACCGGACGCGCGAAATGTTATTGGGATATTAAACTCACGACATTTATTTATTACAAAAATTACTTCCTCTTCAGATTTTGCTTTAACTACAATTTTGGGAGTCAGTTTGTAAAAACTCGCGTCGGTACCATAAGCCAATGTGTTTAATTCATCATTAAATAACCTGTTGGGAGGGAATTTACTTTTTAAATCGTTAAATAATTTATTATAGTTTTCTTTTAACATTTGCAGATTTCAAGGAGTAATTGAAAAGTTTTTAATCGATAAAAAATGGAATACCAAAATGATATTCCATTTTAATTTAATTACTATTTAGAACACGCCGACTCAACTTCCTCAATTGTTTTCGGAATTGGTTTTCCTAAAACTCTGTTTCCGTCTTTAGTTATCAAAACATTATCTTCGATTCTAATTCCGCCGAAATTTCTGTACTCTTCTAATTTTTTATAATTAATATATTTCACAAATTTCTTTTCGCTTTTCCATTTATCAATAAGCGCGGGAATAAAATAAATTCCGGGCTCAACAGTAAGAACATAACCTTGCGCAAGCGGTTTTGCAAATCTTAAATATGCCAAACCAAATTGATTGCTTCGTTTCAAAGTTTTATCATATCCGATATAGTCCTCTCCTAAATTTTCCATATCATGAACATCTAATCCTAACATGTGTCCCAAACCGTGTGGAAAGAACAAAGCATGCGCGCCATCATTTACGGCTTTATCTGTATTGCCTTTCATTATTCCAAGTTCCTTTAATCCCTTTGCAATTACTTTTGCCGCATGAAGATGAATTTCTTTGTACTTTACTCCAGGTTTCATCATTTTAATTGCTTCGAGCTGAGATTGAAGAACTATATTGTAAACTTCTTTTTGCTTATCTGTAAATTTACCGCTAACGGGTATTGTTCTTGTTGTATCGCTCGCGTAACCTAGTGACGTTTCGGTGCCGGAATCTAATACCGCAATTTGACCATTTTCCATTATATTTTCATGAGAATGATTGTGTAAAATTTCACCGTTAACTGAAAAAATAATTGGGAAAGAAACTCCATTTCCTTTGGAAACCGCAACTCCATTAACTTTTCCGCAAACTTCCCTTTCTTTGATTCCCGCTTTAATTTCTTTCATTGCGGTTAAATTCATATCGTAACTTATTTCGAGGGCTTTTTCAATTTCCGCAACTTCTTCGTCAGATTTTATCAATCTTTGCTGAATCACCGATTTAATTAATTTAAGTGAGGCATTTTTATTAATTTCGTCGATTTTCATCTTAAGCAAATTATGAAGCAAAATTATATTATCCGCTCTATATTGCGGTAAGTAATGAATTTCATATCCTCGGGAATTTTTTTTCTGAATGTAGGAACATAATTTTTCCATAGGTTTGGTGTTTGCAACTCCCACACTTTCGGCTTTATTTTCAATTGTATCGTCAAAACCCATCCAGATAATATCGTCAAGACTTCTATTATCGCCAAAAATTATTTCTTTATTTTTTTTAATATCTATTACTGCTGCCAAATTTGGTTCGTTTATTCCCCAGTAATACAAAAATGAACTATCCTGCCTAAATTGATAAGTATTGCCCGCATAATTCATTGGAGATTCATTATTCCCAAGAAATAAGAGTATGCCGTCTTTGAATTTTTTCTTTAATATATTTCGTCGCTCTACATAAATTTCTTTTATAAACATTTTTGCTCCTAAAATTTTTGACAAATTGACATTTTATATATTAAATTACTATTAAGAAATGTTATTATAAAGTTTTTATTTTTTGTTTTCCACAATTTTTTTTAACAAAATCGGTGAATTTAATTATGAAAAAATATATCAAAAATTATTTTGTTCATTTTTTATTATCCTTCGTTGTTTTATTTTCTTCCTTTGACCTATACACTAATAGTATAAATTCTAAATCCGAATCTCATTTTAAAAAATTGGGTAGAAAAGAAAGAAAAATTGTTAGAGATAAATATTTCTTTAACATGCTGCGTGACCCAAATACAAATAATATTCCTGATAATATTAGAAATCGTGAGCTGGATTTTGCAAAAAAATTACCGAAAAAAGATAATTTATTAAAATCCAATACAGCTGGATTTGATTGGAATGAAGTTGGACCCAATGACGTTGGCGGCAGAACACGAGCTTTAGCAATAGATGTTACAAATTCAAATATAGTTATAGCAGGCGGAGTTTCCGGAGGAATTTGGAAATCAACGGATAAGGGTGCAACTTGGCAGTTGAAAAGTAGTAATGAAGCCTACAGCATTACATCTATTGTTCAAGACCCTAGAAACGGATTTACAAATAATTGGTATGCATGCGGCGGAGAGTTGAACGGAAACAGCGCATCCGACAGAGGATTTACAGCAAGATATTACGGAAACGGTTTATATAAATCAACAGATAACGGCGAAACATGGAGTTCAATCGAAAATTCCAAAAGTAATCCAACCAAATGGGATTCCAATTTTGATTATATGTCAAAACTTCTAATTCATCCAACTACAGGTACTTTATTTGCGGTCGCAAACGGCTTGGGAATTATAAGATCGACTGATGGCGGCGCAAATTTTACTACATCATTAGGAGGATTAAATGATCATTATTTCAGCGATATTATTGTTAAAACGGATGGAACATTAATTGGTGTAATTTCCGAATACGGTTATAACGATACAAAAGTAAATCCACCCGGAGTTTATAAATCAAATAATGACGGCTCGAGTTGGACAAATATTACTCCCGCTGATTTTCCTACTGTACATCATAGAAGTGTTTTAGCAACATCAAAACTTGCTACACCAGTGTTTTATATTCTTACATTTACCGGTGAGACTTTTAATGATAATAATGAAAATGTGAAATTATACAAACTTAGTACAGATAATTCTGTAACTGAAAACTTATCAGCCAACTTACCGAAATTTGAATCAACTTCTTTTAAATTACAAGGTCACCTTTACACGCAAGGAAGTTATGATCTTGCAATGGCAGTTAAACCGGATAATGATAATTTTGTTTTAATAGCCGGAACAAGTTTATTCAGATCAACAAATGGTTTTTCCACTTTGATTACGGATCAAAAATTAAATTGGATTGGAGGATATCATCCTACGGAATTCTTTTATCCTAATTTACATCCTGATATTCACGTAATTGCTTTCGATCCATTAAATAGTAATAATGTTTGGGTAGGTCATGACGGCGGTTTGAGTTTTACAAGCAATATTTCGGATGAATCATATTCTGATTATTTTCCTTGGATAGATAAAAATAACGGATACAATGTAACGCAATTTTATACTGTTAGTATAAGTAAGAAGCTGGATGATTTTAGAATTATCGGCGGAACGCAAGATAATGGAACACCTTTTTTCAGGTGGAATGATTTAACCGCAAACAGCACAGATTTTAGTTCGGGTGACGGCTCACATTGTTACTTAGCTTCATCCACTTATGCTTATACCTCAATTTATAATGGAAAGATATACAGATTCAAGTATAATACACAGGGTAATTTAGAATGGAACGCAAATACAACAGATGTAACTCCTGATGACGCAACTGATCAATTATTCATTAATCCTTTTGTAATAGATCCGGTTCCTACAGAAAGATATATGTATTATCCTGCAGGAAATAAACTTTGGCGGAATAACGATATACGCGGACAGAACGATGCGTATGACATTACTAATTACTGGTCGGAAGTTCAAGGTTTAGCAATGCCAACTAATTTTACAATTACTGCGATGGGTGTTTCTACCAAAACTCCTGAACACGTATTATATTATGCAGGCTATAATAATCAGAATGTGCCTAAACTTTATCGATTAGAAAATGCGCATACAGCAACTGATGGTTTTACAGATGTTTCAATCAGCAATGCTCCGAGTGGTACCTATGTTCACAGTATTTCAATTAATCCCGAAAATGGAAATGAAATTCTAGTTGTTCTTTCAAATTACAATATAGTTGGTTTATATCATTCTGTTGACGGCGGACAAAATTATACTGCTGTTGAAGGAAATTTAACCGGTACCGATACTAATCCGGGACCTTCAATAAGATCGGCTATAATTTTACCTTACAATGGAACAAAGTATTATTTTATCGGAACAAGCACAGGTTTATATTCAACAACTAATTTAAATGCGGAAAATACTGTTTGGGAACAAGAAGCATCCGATAAAATCGGAAATGTAGTGGTTGAATATCTTGATGCCCGAACATTGGATGGAACTATTGCAGTTGCCACACACGGAAGAGGCTTATTTATTGGAAAAGCCAACGGCTCAGTTGATGTTAATGATAATATAAAAATTGAAAATGAATTTTCATTAAGCCAAAATTATCCAAACCCTTTTAATCCAAGTACATCAATTGATTTTACAATTCCTAAAACACAAAACGTTAAACTTTGTGTTTACAACATTACCGGAGAATTGGTTAAAACATTAGTTAATAAAAATTTAGTAAATGGAAAATATTCTATAAATTTTGACGCAAATAATTTAACAAGCGGAATTTATTATTACAGACTTGAATCGGATAATTTTAATACAACGAAAAAAATGATTTTACTGAAGTAATACAAACCTCCGAGGTTTTAAAAATCTCGGAGGTTTATTGAATATTATTTACAAATATAATTTTTGGAATTCTCTTTTTTCTCTGTTCTTCCAAGCACCTTTGTGATAAGCATATCCGGCGACTAAAGGCATAGCTATTGTGGCTTCGGAATAAACCATTTGTTCATAAGTAGTTTCAACTTTTCCCCATGAACTTGCTTCCTTTAAAGTTGAACCAGAGAGCGCGCCGTCTCTTTCATCGGCTACAGTAATTTGTACGGCATATTTATGCATCGGTGAATCTTCCTGCAAAATATCGGCGGCAACAACAATATCTTGCGTGAAATTTTTCGGTACACCGCCGCCAATCATAAAGATTCCGGTTTCTTTTGTGTTTAATTTAATTTTTGTCAATTCAAGAAAATCTTTTCCGGAATCGAATGACACATGTTTATCCGGATTATTATATTGGTGAACAACAATTCCAAATCCGGCGGAGCAATCCGAAAACGCAGGAACAAATATTGGAACGTTCTTTTTATACGCGGCATAAATTACGCTGTCATCAACTTTAGGACCGCCGTTTTCATCCAAATATTTTCCAAAGTTCCACAATAATTCTCTTGATGAATAAGGCTTCGGCTCCAAACTGTTAAATATTTTTTCCGTTGTTTCATCGCATATTCTTAGTTCGTCTTCGTCAATATAAGTATCATAAATTCTATCAATATGCAAATCCCTCAATTGATTATCATCGCTGAACGGAGTTCCTAAATAATGCTTAAAGCCCAATGCTTCAAAAAAATCTTGATCAACCATTATAGCGCCAGTCGATACAATTGCGTCAACCATATTATTATTTACTAAATCAAAAACTACCTTTTTCAATCCCGCGCTAAATAAACTACCAGCTAAAGTTAAAATTACGGAACAGTTTTTATCTTCTAACATCATATTATAGATTCTTGCGGCTCTGTTAAGATCACGTGCCGAAAATGCCATTTTTTCCATCGAATCAACCAACTTAATTACATTATGTTCTTTTATGTCAATATGTTCAATAACACCTTTTAAAAAATCCTTTTTTTCTTGCATTTATATTCTCCTTTATGTTGTGGCACAAAAATAAATCATTTTTACATTTTATAAAATTAAAAACTCAATTATAATTCCAATTTAGTTTTTACGCAAAAATATTTATATTAACTTAGTTTAGTTTTATAAAGAATTTAAATTCATGGAGGATAAATGATTAGCAAAATATTAAAAACCGCGCTACTACTTTTTATTTCAACAGCAATATTAACAAATGCGCAGAATTATTTTGAGGGAAAAGTTAAGTTCAAAATAACCGATGACGAAGAAGAATCTCACTTAATGGAATACTTTTTAAAAGAAGGAAATTTTAGAATTTCCATGTTTGATGATGAAAATGTTTCTGCAATATTTATTTATAGAAAAGATAATTCATACATCTTAATGCCCGAAGATAAAATGTATATGAATTTAAACAATTCGATATTTACAAAACTCGGTGATATGTTCAAAAAAAATGCTGAAGAAGAAAAAGACAAAAAAGAGTTTAAATTTGAGAACTATAAAACCGGTAAGACTAAAAGCATATTAGGTTACGATTGTGAACAATGGATAAATAAAAGTGAAATTGACGATGACAATTATGAAGTGGAAGCATGGATAACAAGTGATTTGGGTAATTTTATGTTTATGGAAAACCCAATGGGCGCGGGATTTACGCCTGCTTGGGGAAACTCAATGAAAAACCAAGGATATTTTCCATTGCAGGTAATAACGAAAGATTCCGACGGTGAAATTGTTTCTACTTTTGAAGCAGTTGAAATAAACAAGCAGACATTAAATAATAATCTATTTGAAGTTCCTGCTGATTATAATGAAATGAAAATTCCTGGAATGTAAAATTTTTAAAGGCCGTAAAGAATATTAATTACAAATTTCATTTTATAATAAATTTATATTTTTTTACAGCCTTTTATTTGATATGAAAAATTACTTTTCTAAATACATTACTATAATTTTATTATTCATTATTATTTCTTGTTCATCAACAAAAGAAATTTTTGATGCAGAGAAATCCACATTCAAAATAATTGACGAAATTGAACCGAGGATAATTTCTTTAGAAGGAGAAATTTCGGAAAGAAAATCGGAAATATCCGGACTATGCTGGTTTAATGATTTTTTACTTTTACTTCCTCAATATCCAAATTTTTTAACTAAAAATGAAAATGGCATTATCTATTACATAAAAAAAGGCGAAATTAATAATTATCTTTTTAGTAACGCTAGTAACGTGATTTCACCAAAAACATTTAAAATCGATTTATCCGATCTGGATAAATATTTTAATGAAGGTTCCGGATTCGAAGGG is from Ignavibacteriota bacterium and encodes:
- a CDS encoding FAD-binding oxidoreductase; this encodes MLKENYNKLFNDLKSKFPPNRLFNDELNTLAYGTDASFYKLTPKIVVKAKSEEEVIFVINKCREFNIPITFRASGTSLSGQSISDSVLIIADRSWNKIKVSEDGSNIVLQPGVLGINANRALLKFNKKIGPDPASINAATVCGIVSNNASGMTSGTKFNAYNTIKNVRIVLANGNVLDTANSYQQPQFIRDNEEFIVNLLRIKKDLQQSKFLTDKINEKYKIKNTMGYGINSIIDFSDPFEIIKHLIIGSEGTLGFISEVTLNTVDSYPNKATSLIIFPSISAACSVIPILNELPIDAAELMDRASLKSVEDKKGMPIFLKSLDENCSALLIETSALNFIELENNIEKIKSALKNVKTILPIEFTTDKIEFTKLWNVRKGLFTSVSKSRRSGTTVIIEDINFKTVDLANAVNDLQLLFKNHQYFENIIWGHALSGNIHFVLSIDFNQKNEIERYNKFMNDVVELVIKKYNGSLKAEHGTGRNMAPFVKYEWGDEIFSIMKQIKKIFDPMGILNPGVLINDDSNIHLKNLKPTPIVNDIIDKCIECGFCENNCPSKNLTLTPRQRISVWREIHKSKSNNEKNTLVNNLYNSFKYYGDETCATDGLCELSCPVDIDTGRLIKEIRNSEITKEQSIIAEFIQKHFAFVVSSIKISLNFAYLAKSIFGNNALVKISTLFNKITNKNIPIWIKEIPPNSKINFKESKHKSDSKKVVYFPSCISRTFGNQISSEYKEELGSVMEKLLNKAGYEIYYPENINSLCCGMPFSSKGFFNEGDKKNTDLISSLMKSSANGSIPIIFDTSPCAKTTKDKLELHKEYTLKIYDSIEFIHDFLLDELDFSQSDKPITVHSTCSATKMELQEKLITIAKRCSSNVYVPEEINCCGFAGDRGFTFPELNESALNGLEKFVSEHNCKNGYSTSKTCEIGLTKYSGINYQSIVFLVDECTQTK
- a CDS encoding aminopeptidase P family protein produces the protein MFIKEIYVERRNILKKKFKDGILLFLGNNESPMNYAGNTYQFRQDSSFLYYWGINEPNLAAVIDIKKNKEIIFGDNRSLDDIIWMGFDDTIENKAESVGVANTKPMEKLCSYIQKKNSRGYEIHYLPQYRADNIILLHNLLKMKIDEINKNASLKLIKSVIQQRLIKSDEEVAEIEKALEISYDMNLTAMKEIKAGIKEREVCGKVNGVAVSKGNGVSFPIIFSVNGEILHNHSHENIMENGQIAVLDSGTETSLGYASDTTRTIPVSGKFTDKQKEVYNIVLQSQLEAIKMMKPGVKYKEIHLHAAKVIAKGLKELGIMKGNTDKAVNDGAHALFFPHGLGHMLGLDVHDMENLGEDYIGYDKTLKRSNQFGLAYLRFAKPLAQGYVLTVEPGIYFIPALIDKWKSEKKFVKYINYKKLEEYRNFGGIRIEDNVLITKDGNRVLGKPIPKTIEEVESACSK
- a CDS encoding T9SS type A sorting domain-containing protein; translation: MGRKERKIVRDKYFFNMLRDPNTNNIPDNIRNRELDFAKKLPKKDNLLKSNTAGFDWNEVGPNDVGGRTRALAIDVTNSNIVIAGGVSGGIWKSTDKGATWQLKSSNEAYSITSIVQDPRNGFTNNWYACGGELNGNSASDRGFTARYYGNGLYKSTDNGETWSSIENSKSNPTKWDSNFDYMSKLLIHPTTGTLFAVANGLGIIRSTDGGANFTTSLGGLNDHYFSDIIVKTDGTLIGVISEYGYNDTKVNPPGVYKSNNDGSSWTNITPADFPTVHHRSVLATSKLATPVFYILTFTGETFNDNNENVKLYKLSTDNSVTENLSANLPKFESTSFKLQGHLYTQGSYDLAMAVKPDNDNFVLIAGTSLFRSTNGFSTLITDQKLNWIGGYHPTEFFYPNLHPDIHVIAFDPLNSNNVWVGHDGGLSFTSNISDESYSDYFPWIDKNNGYNVTQFYTVSISKKLDDFRIIGGTQDNGTPFFRWNDLTANSTDFSSGDGSHCYLASSTYAYTSIYNGKIYRFKYNTQGNLEWNANTTDVTPDDATDQLFINPFVIDPVPTERYMYYPAGNKLWRNNDIRGQNDAYDITNYWSEVQGLAMPTNFTITAMGVSTKTPEHVLYYAGYNNQNVPKLYRLENAHTATDGFTDVSISNAPSGTYVHSISINPENGNEILVVLSNYNIVGLYHSVDGGQNYTAVEGNLTGTDTNPGPSIRSAIILPYNGTKYYFIGTSTGLYSTTNLNAENTVWEQEASDKIGNVVVEYLDARTLDGTIAVATHGRGLFIGKANGSVDVNDNIKIENEFSLSQNYPNPFNPSTSIDFTIPKTQNVKLCVYNITGELVKTLVNKNLVNGKYSINFDANNLTSGIYYYRLESDNFNTTKKMILLK
- a CDS encoding deoxyhypusine synthase, which gives rise to MQEKKDFLKGVIEHIDIKEHNVIKLVDSMEKMAFSARDLNRAARIYNMMLEDKNCSVILTLAGSLFSAGLKKVVFDLVNNNMVDAIVSTGAIMVDQDFFEALGFKHYLGTPFSDDNQLRDLHIDRIYDTYIDEDELRICDETTEKIFNSLEPKPYSSRELLWNFGKYLDENGGPKVDDSVIYAAYKKNVPIFVPAFSDCSAGFGIVVHQYNNPDKHVSFDSGKDFLELTKIKLNTKETGIFMIGGGVPKNFTQDIVVAADILQEDSPMHKYAVQITVADERDGALSGSTLKEASSWGKVETTYEQMVYSEATIAMPLVAGYAYHKGAWKNREKREFQKLYL
- a CDS encoding DUF4412 domain-containing protein, which translates into the protein MISKILKTALLLFISTAILTNAQNYFEGKVKFKITDDEEESHLMEYFLKEGNFRISMFDDENVSAIFIYRKDNSYILMPEDKMYMNLNNSIFTKLGDMFKKNAEEEKDKKEFKFENYKTGKTKSILGYDCEQWINKSEIDDDNYEVEAWITSDLGNFMFMENPMGAGFTPAWGNSMKNQGYFPLQVITKDSDGEIVSTFEAVEINKQTLNNNLFEVPADYNEMKIPGM